cccggacaacactgggccaattatgcgccgccccatgggtctcccgttcACGGCTGGCTGCAACAGagtctggactcgaaccaggatctctagtggccttagaccactgcaccacttgggaggcaGCTTTCATACTTTATCATTGAATCCTGTCCTTTatcttctttctctgtctctccatgtTGTTTTGAGGCTGGGCCATAGAGATGACCAGGCTGTGACGGGTGGATTCTGTGTAGGATTGACCCTGGCATGGCTACTGCTAGGAAGAGTAAGTATCGTACTTGTTTTGTTGATCTGAGATTTGTGTGTTTTCCCTATTATGTGGCGTTCATTGCAAGAATTGGTATTTCAAAAGTGTGTTCAAGTTCAAAACATGGTGCAGCTGAGTGAACCTTAGCCTAAATCCTTTACTACGTTTCTTTATTCTTCTTCGGGTTGGCAGACATTGTCGATGTCTGGGTCAGGTTCCCATCAGTCTCCCTTATACTGTCTGTTTTCGAAATGGTACCCTATTGCCTAGATCGGTGTTTCCCAACGCCGGTCTTCGAGTACCCCAAACAGCGCACACTTTTGTTGTAACCCCGTGCAAAAACacttgattcaacttgtcaagggcttgatgattaggtGCGCTTGTCTGGGGCCACACCAAAAATATGTACTGTTAGGGGTACTTGAGGACCGGAGATAGTACGCTACTTCTGACTAGAGACCTATGGGCCCagtttccaagggctccatcacTGTCCTTAAGTTTGCTATCAAAATAAAGCACCCAAAAATCAGGCTTTTCACTGATCGAACAGCACACAGTACTCAAACCTGTAATAGTTTTTGGTTTGGGATTTCGGAGGGTTTGTGGCAGCAACACGGGAGGTATTGGCATGGAGATGGTAAAGGCTCTCCCCCTCTTTATTTCTCACTctgcctccctctttccctctcaccctcccctaTGTTATAACAGCACAACAGTATACAAATACTTAGTAAGTGTGTAATTTAAAGAAGTGATAATCAGGAAGGGTACAGGCAACATGAGACTAGAGAATAAGACCTGGGAGACAGTGGCTGGAATTCAATCCAAACCCTACATGGTGATGTTTACGTATGCCATGTCTTTTGTTTACAATGCACACGTACTACGTCTTTATTCTGAGGACTACAATTATCCAGTTAGTCGTTGGACGCGTATCATGTGAGGGGATTCTAGTTGTGGGCAAAACCACAATGTGGACTTGACTGAATTAAGCctgaagtgtgtctgtgtgtgtgtgtgtgtgtgtgtgtgtgtgtgtgtgtgtgtgtgtgtgtgtgtgtgtgtgtgtgtgagcgacaGTGTGAAATGAATATGATGCACATGACAGATAAGCAGGAATTGTTCAGGGAACCTCATAGAAACACAGCAAGAGAACACCAGCTGCGAGACTGGTCACTGTCATTAATAACCCCGGTCCCCGAGGAGATTGTTTCTGCGCACAAAGAGCTCAGCTCTCCCTGGGTCTTCGTCCTCACTTTGATTTCATTTAAGCTACAGACTGAATGAGGGACTTTCTAATTTGGTTTCACCTCAATGTATTTTTAATGCATCTGGGATgtagaatggagggagagagagtcctgGAAGGTCATTGACTGGCGCAATGGAATAGTCCTGAGGCAGGCTCACGTAAATGCTCCGAAGTGCTGTTTGGGCTGGTGTCCAGAGAATGTGGATTAACCAAACGGTCTTGTTTGAAGGGCTGTGGATCTCTTAGCATTGTCTGAATCCACACATTTAGCGTAGCCTAGTAGCTAGGCTTCATACTGGAGTGGACACAGAGCTACTCGGAGGGTGCGTTCCAATCATTTCTCCTGATGTGTACACATTTCACTACCTCCCACAAATCTTAATAGCATTGGGTTGGTCTAGGCATGGGTTAGAGGGAGTTTCAACCATATTTTTATACCAgtaatttcctttcaaatcagtgaagggaaCAAGTGtacactttgggaggaaggagagatgattGGGGCGTCGCAAGAGTTACGCGTCTTATACATCACACTTCCATAACAGTTCTGTTGTTCTTCTGTACCgcaactttccccaaattccctggttttccagaaatggGAAGATTGGAATCACTGGAGTATAAGCAggaatcctccaactgggatttctgaaaAACCGGGGAACTTTGGGAAGTTACCATAATTTTGCTcaagtgagtatgcaggccaaagaagaactgggacatttccatctttcaggaattgtgtacagatccttgcgacgtgGGGCTGTGCATGAtcatgaaacatgaggtgatggcggcggatgaatggcacgacaatggtcctcaggatctcgtcatgttATCTCTgcgtattcaaattgccatcgataaaatgccatTGTGTCCGttgtccatagtttatgcctgcccataccgtaaccctaccgctaccatggggcactctgttcacaacgttgacatcagcaaaccgctcgcccacacaatgccatacaagtggtctgcagttgtgaggccggttggacgtactgccaaattctctaaaattacattggaggtggcttatggtagagaaatgaacactaaattctctgacaacagctctggtggacattcctgcagtcagcatgccaattgtatgctcccttgagacatctgtggccatgttttgtgacaaaactgcacattttagagtggccttttattgtccccagcacacagtgcacctttgtaatgatcatgtttaatcagcttctagaTAATCCATCCCCCTGACAGCTGTGGCCTATCTTGGTAAAGCATAAATGCTCActtaacatggatgtaaacaaatttgtgcacaaaatttgagaagttttttttgtgcatatggaacatttctgggatattttacttcagctcatgaaacatgggaccaacactttacatgttgcgttgatatttttgttcagtgtaagagGGATCCGAGTTTCCCAGACATTTGAAGGCACCAGAATGACACGCACCCCAGACGGGCAGAAAATAAGTGGGTTTACAATCAAAACGTTCAAGTTGCCATGTTCTTCTCGCTTGTAAAGAaaaccatttttatttttgtgactTATTCCTGAGTGTCACTGGCATAAGAAAATAGCTTGCATAGTGAACTGTTGTACCAGAGGCCCTTGCAATTTTGTGTgtgatttttgtgtgtgtgtgtgtgtgtgactgaaggTGTGTGTCAACGCTGTTGTTTATGTATACTGAGGTGGTTGTTCTCTCCTCAGGCTCTGCGGCAAAGGCGGGGGGCGTCAGTTTCTCAGAAGAGCCAGCCACCGCTCTTGCTGCCGCCGGCACCCCCTCCCATGTCCACTTTGACGAGAAGCTCCGCGACTCTGTCGTCATGGTGATCCCTCAGCCCGATGGGAACTTCATGGTCAaggtgttttttttgggggggggggggggattggcaATTTAACATGTCTGGCGTGACAATGACCATAACAGTTGGCAAAAACGGCACACCCAGAGAGCTAGGATACTCTGAAACTTACCCCTTGAAATCTCTAGTAGTCCCACAGTCACCCTTCTTTACTTTGTAAAAGTCAATACAGCCAGTGTTGCCATTTTAAACTACGAGAAGTTCACCCTGTATGACAACTAAGGGgaggcgacctggccaagaagcttttctctcatctcttctcaTTTCCGGTCTCTGTTTTTAAGGTTCAGTTCCACTTATGCCAGATAGATCTCTCCTTACTACCTGCTCCCATAGCCCTCCAACCATCAACTGTTCACGTTAGGGCCCTGAGTTtatcctgaccatgtgacctgtcCAAGAAAAACTCAATCAGCTACACTTCCTGGGCTCCATAGCTAGtggaccctaggaagagtagctgctgcatgagCAACAGCTAAGTGGGATCCTAGTAAACTAAACTAATCTCCACTTCGCTAGTAGCTAGCCCCATTTTTTTTGGACTGTTTGAGGAGCCATTAGCCTTgtcacagatctgtttgtgctgcaaATTACcaagttggctatacagcacaaggAGATGTGGAACCAGGCATTGAAGTGGATCAGAGAACCTCTAGTCTCTGCAGCACTGTAACAGTAGGCTTGGGCAGTATGGCTGTGCTGTTCTGACCGCCCTTTTATTCCACTGCCCTGGTGTGGGAAGCGGGATCCACCAGACAGACGGCGGGGTTGAATGTGCCGCGTGTCTGAAGTTCTCATCTGCCCACTAGGAACCTCAGGGTTGCCATGGAAACAGGcgcgaagggggggggggggaccaaccgtAGCCAGAGGCGCGACTGGCAACCGGGCTTGTGTCGATCAGATGTGGTGGGCTGTAGTGTGTGGGGTGGTTGGAGATGGACGATACGCTGCATAGCTGTATAATCAAAGCACtggctttgtttgtttgtttctgtcaCACTTTTCCCTCTCGATCTTCTTCACTTGTTCTGTGTTTTATTTGACGTTGCTAGAGGGGCATTTGAGGCTTGGGTTGCTTGTTTGAGGCATTCGAGACTCACTGGAAGTGCTGAGGGTTATCTTTtggctcctctctcttcctctggctTGCTCTTTTCTCCCTCCTTATCTCTTCTCTTGCAGCTTTTTTTGCTTGCTCGacatttttaattgtattttttatgtttttttagtCTTCACTCTCTTTCTCGCTGTTGTTAAATTGCATTGTCATTTTTATGAAATCACATGAACCAGACAGGATGTTTATCAGAGAGAGAAAAGCAAGTTTCTTTTTGTAGCAATTTTTGTCATCAGATGAAACTTAAGGATGTGCATGTTCAAAACCGGAAGCTTCTTTGCAGGGTAGCTCTAATTATCTTCTATTGCTCGAAAATGCTTTTCCTGGGCATTTGTGTATATGGTGAATTAATAGTCTCTTTTTTTGtctcctgtccatctctctctctctctctctctctctctctctctctctctctctctctctctttatctctcatctctcatctctcaccctctctccctctctccctcaggttGGTTTTCTGAAGACCCAGCACAAGTATGAGATTGTCTTCAACCTCCCTGAGGTTCCGTCACTGGGGAAGGCTGTGTGTCAAGCTCCTGTACCCAACCAGCACATCTGCATCACCGATATCACTCCTGTAGCAGAGGGTATGTCCGAGTCTTGGTCAAGCCGGCCTCATACCTAGTCCCAGTCCCACCCGTCCATCTAACTCCAGCCCCAGCTACCTCGACCTACTAGCCCATGCTTCGGTTTTACCGTAGCTGTCAGCCCAACCCTCAGATACAGCCTTTTCCCTACACCCAGACGTAATCCAAACCcttttgaaattcactgatctTTGTCCAGTCTCCAGTTGACCAGACCTTCATATCAGTCATTCTTTATAGTAGCTGGACATCTAATATGTACAGGAAACACTGAAAGATTGCTAACATCCCCCAGGGGGTTTCTGTAGTTCGTAATGAGGGTTTTTATTACCACTCACTCACTACAGTAGTTTGTTCTAGCGTTGACTTAAGTTAGTTGTGCCATTCCATTCCACCATCTGCTGGGATACCATGACCTTCtactttcgtgtgtgtgtgtgtgtgtgtgttatttgtaGTGTTGGCCAGCTGCGTTAATGTGCTTGACCCCAGAGTTTTTCCACTCTGGTTGACATTTCGCTCCCCTGGCCCTGTGAGTCTGGCGTCTCTGTCCACTCTACCCATTCAAGAAGAAACAACAATACTTCATTGAGTGTAAGAAGTGAGAAATAcagaaaaaagagagggaaaagtaaacaaaaaatacaattattgcAGTCATAACaagtatctttctctctccctctctcccttcctcccatcTTCCCCCCCCAGGTGGTCTGAGAGTGACGTGTGAGTACATGGCCCACCAGGAGGGGGTGCTATGTGAGGAGGTGATGCTGGTCAGTGAGAGCCAGGAGGAAGTATGTGTGGGGGTCAAGGTTCAAGCCCGTGTCATGGGTAAGTGTAGGGGGAAGTTGTCCCTAGACTCTGTTTTTTTCCCACTCATGGTTAAGATTGGGATTGAGGAAGGAtatcctgatcctagatctgtaccaagGGGAAACCTCACCCCGCAGCAGGTCAGTCTACAGTTACAGCCATGATAACAAAACCAATTTGTTCCAAGTCGTCTTTATTGCAGTCACGCTGTGCAGGAGATCTCGCAATGCCTGGAGAAGTGTTTAGCGACCAAAATGATATAGCAGTACTTTGAGATGTGAGCACGTGTAGATCTGATTTCTGTATCATGTCAGTGTGGTTCCTGAGAGATGATAAACACTTCTCCAGGCGTTGTGAGATCTGATCACCTGCACAATTTTCATGAAACTAAAAGTTGTAGTCAccactttttttacatttaattttatttcacctttatttaaataggccatagtggcgaaataattacaatttagcattaacactggagcaatagatgtgcagatgatgatgatgtgcaagtagagatactgaggtgcaaaagagcaaaaataaataacaatatggggatgaggtagttcgtgggctatttacagatgggctgtgtacaggtgcagtggtaagctgctctgacagctgatgcttaaagttagagagggagatataagtctccagcttcagtgatttttgctattcattccagtcattggcagcagagaactgtaaggaaaggcagccaaagagagtagttggctttggggatgaccagtgaaatatacctgctggagtgtgtgctacgggtgggtgttgctatggtgaccagtgagctgagataaggcggggctttacctagcaaatacttttagatgacctggagccagtgtgtttggcgatgaatatgaagcgagggccagccaacgagaggatacagctcgcagtggtgggtagtatatggggctttgctgacaaaacggatggcactgtgatggactacatctaatttgctgagtagagtgttggaggctattttataaatcaaatcaaatttatttatatagcccttcgtatatcagctgaaatctcaaagtgctgtacagaaacccagcctaaaaccccaaacagcaagcaatgcatgtgaaagaggcacggtggctaggaaaaactccctaggaaaaactccctagaaaggccaaaaacctaggaagaaacctagagaggaaccaggctatgaggggtggccagtcctcttctggctgtgccgggtggatattataacagaacatggtcaagatgttaaaatattcataaatgaccagcatggtcaaataataaaaatcattgtagttgtcgagggtgcaacaagcaagtccggtgaacaggtcagggttccgtagccgcaggcagaacagttgaaactggagcagcagcatggccaggtggactggcgacagcaa
The DNA window shown above is from Salmo trutta chromosome 8, fSalTru1.1, whole genome shotgun sequence and carries:
- the LOC115198429 gene encoding UPF0687 protein C20orf27 homolog isoform X1 encodes the protein MATARKSSAAKAGGVSFSEEPATALAAAGTPSHVHFDEKLRDSVVMVIPQPDGNFMVKVGFLKTQHKYEIVFNLPEVPSLGKAVCQAPVPNQHICITDITPVAEGGLRVTCEYMAHQEGVLCEEVMLVSESQEEVCVGVKVQARVMDRHHGTPMLLEGVRCLGVELEYDSEQSDWQGFD
- the LOC115198429 gene encoding UPF0687 protein C20orf27 homolog isoform X2, whose product is MNQTGCLSEREKQVSFCSNFCHQMKLKDVHVQNRKLLCRVGFLKTQHKYEIVFNLPEVPSLGKAVCQAPVPNQHICITDITPVAEGGLRVTCEYMAHQEGVLCEEVMLVSESQEEVCVGVKVQARVMDRHHGTPMLLEGVRCLGVELEYDSEQSDWQGFD